A window from Salvia miltiorrhiza cultivar Shanhuang (shh) chromosome 2, IMPLAD_Smil_shh, whole genome shotgun sequence encodes these proteins:
- the LOC131012384 gene encoding guanine nucleotide-binding protein-like NSN1, which produces MVKKSKKSKSKRVPLRKKYKIIRKVKEHQKKKAKEAKKLGIDKKPKVEKDPGIPNDWPFKEQELKALEVRRQRAIEELEAKKAARKERAQKRKLGLLDDEEIKGGEEGINENPTNVTRKVDNSEKAFYKELVKVIEASDVILEVLDARDPLGTRCVDMEKMVLSAGPDKRLVLLLNKIDLVPREAAEKWLKYLREELPAVAFKCSTQEQKSNLGWKSAPKAGKTKNLLQTSDCLGAETLINLLKNYSRSHDIKKSITVGIIGLPNVGKSSIINSLKRSHVVNVGATPGLTRSMQEVHLDKNVKLLDCPGVVMLKSAANDASIALRNCKRIEKLDDPIGPVKEILKLCPEKVLVTLYKVPSFDSVDDFLQKVATVRGKLKKGGVVDVDATARIILHDWNEGKIPYYTMPPKRNADEPSKARIVTELGKEFNVDEVYGSESTIIGSLKSMNEFNPVEVPSNCPLNFDMAMLEEKPGNDDDEPMESGEEDENVTSAKEKSATVKQNEKLYGEEGMLNTKMRKADKKRRKKENQTSSCTMEHDDYDFKVDYVKDSEMETETGDEVVADEAKKNRFELPSGVELDNE; this is translated from the exons ATGGTGAAGAAGAGCAAAA AGAGCAAGAGCAAGAGGGTGCCGCTGAGGAAGAAGTACAAGATTATACGGAAGGTGAAGGAGCACCAGAAGAAGAAAGCCAAAGAGGCCAAGAAATTAGGGATCGACAAAAAGCCCAAAGTCGAAAAGGATCCCGGCATCCCCAACGATTGGCCTTTCAAGGAGCAGGAGCTCAAAGCCCTTGAGGTCCGCCGCCAACGCGCAATTGAGGAGCTCGAGGCAAAGAAAGCCGCTCGAAAGGAGAGG GCACAGAAGAGAAAATTGGGGCTTTTGGATGATGAAGAAATTAAAGGAGGAGAGGAGGGGATTAATGAGAATCCCACTAATGTTACTAGGAAAGTAG ATAATTCCGAGAAGGCTTTTTACAAGGAGTTAGTGAAAGTCATTGAGGCTTCTGATGTCATATTGGAGGTTCTTGATGCCCGTGATCCCCTTGGTACTCGATGTGTCGACATGGAAAAGATGGTGTTGAGTGCAGGGCCTGATAAGCGTCTTGTTCTCCTCCTAAATAAAATAG ATCTTGTTCCACGGGAGGCTGCGGAAAAGTGGCTCAAGTATCTCAGGGAGGAGTTACCTGCTGTTGCCTTTAAGTGCAGCACCCAAGAACAGAAGTCAAATCTTGGGTGGAAATCAGCTCCAAAGGCTGGAAAGACGAAGAATCTTCTGCAAACAAGTGACTGTCTAGGAGCTGAAACTCTTATTAACTTGCTGAAAAACTACTCAAGAAGTCACGAC ATCAAGAAATCTATTACCGTGGGGATTATAGGGCTCCCTAATGTTGGTAAAAGTAGTATAATTAATAGCTTGAAAAGATCTCATGTTGTCAATGTTGGAGCTACTCCTGGGTTGACAAGATCTATGCAAGAGGTCCATCTGGATAAAAATGTTAAATTATTGGACTGCCCTGGTGTTGTGATGCTTAAATCTGCAGCAAATGATGCATCGATTGCTCTTCGAAATtgcaaaagaattgaaaaattgGATGATCCAATTGGTCCTG TTAAGGAAATCCTCAAGCTATGTCCAGAGAAAGTATTGGTAACTCTTTACAAGGTCCCGAGTTTTGATTCTGTTGATGACTTCCTTCAGAAGGTTGCTACAGTCAGGGGAAAGCTCAAAAAGGGTGGTGTTGTAGATGTTGATGCGACTGCAAGGATCATTTTACACGACTGGAATGAAG GTAAAATTCCGTATTATACCATGCCTCCCAAGAGGAATGCAGACGAGCCTTCCAAGGCAAGGATTGTCACTGAACTTGGGAAGGAGTTTAATGTAGATGAAGTTTATGGCAGCGAATCAACTATTATAGGCAGTTTGAAATCCATGAATGAGTTCAATCCTGTTGAAGTTCCTTCAAATTGCCCTTTGAATTTTGATATGGCGATGCTTGAG GAAAAACcaggcaatgatgatgatgagccCATGGAATCtggagaagaagatgaaaacgTTACTAGTGCAAAGGAGAAATCTGCTACTGTGAAGCAAAATGAAAAGCTGTATGGTGAGGAAGGCATGCTAAATACAAAGATGAGAAAAGCAGATAAGAAGAGGCGGAAGAAGGAAAATCAGACATCATCATGTACAATGGAACACGATGATTACGACTTCAAGGTGGACTACGTTAAGGACTCTGAAATGGAAACGGAAACTGGAGATGAAGTCGTAGCTGACGAAGCAAAGAAAAACAGATTCGAGCTACCTTCTGGAGTAGAGTTGGACAATGAATAG